Proteins from a single region of Rhinolophus sinicus isolate RSC01 linkage group LG13, ASM3656204v1, whole genome shotgun sequence:
- the BPIFA1 gene encoding BPI fold-containing family A member 1: MFHIGGLIVFCGLLAQTTAQDQTPSVTPAVAQDSKGLLGSLKSALGNGLVSEDVLNSIKELPLVNFLQNQSSLFGNLPSFLNIVDLEIIDARLMEFGIVPSPDGRRLYATFPLNLVFNMKLPLIGNLLEVNMDLNITAEIMAVTDDAGKARLVVGDCSHSPGGLKITLLNGKAFRFTQAFLNSLTGIFSSVLPALVQSQVCPLVNTLLGQLDITLAHNLANKLIQKSDVVITV, from the exons ATGTTTCACATTGGGGGCCTCATTGTCTTCTGTGGGCTGCTGGCCCAGACCACGGCCCAGGACCAGACCCCGTCCGTGACTCCAGCCGTAGCCCAGGATTCCAAAGGTCTTCTTGGAAGCTTGAAGAGTG CTCTCGGCAATGGCCTGGTCTCTGAGGATGTGTTAAACTCTATCAAAGAACTTCCGCTCGTGAACTTCCTGCAGAATCAATCAAGCCTGTTTGGGaacctgccttctttcctgaaCATTGTTGA TTTAGAAATCATTGATGCTCGACTGATGGAATTCGGCATTGTGCCGAGCCCTGATGGCCGTCGTCTTTATGCCACATTCCCTCTGAACCTGGTCTTCAATATGAAACT GCCCCTGATCGGAAATCTGCTTGAGGTGAATATGGATCTAAACATCACTGCAGAAATCATGGCTGTAACAGATGACGCAGGGAAGGCCCGCCTGGTCGTTGGTGACTGCAGTCACTCCCCTGGCGGCCTGAAAATCACCCTGCTCAATGG aaaagCCTTCCGCTTCACTCAAGCCTTTCTGAACTCCTTGACCGGTATCTTCTCTAGTGTCCTTCCTGCACTGGTGCAGAGCCAG GTGTGCCCTCTGGTCAATACGCTGCTTGGGCAGTTGGACATCACCCTGGCGCATAACCTTGCCA ataAACTAATCCAAAAGTCAGACGTTGTCATCACGGTCTAA